One genomic segment of Agromyces intestinalis includes these proteins:
- a CDS encoding amidase domain-containing protein → MPSAEPTTPARHRSTYRPPVPAPAPESERPAAAEPRRRARHRAEPQGNRRLSAGRTGARRVTALTGLTAMLGLGALGAAAAHADPRATSHAHRAVSTVATPKLTKKTRDTIAPAAEPAVTGPLSTSEVPFTGGAQVTVEGDDLDDVASVTVGGAPATIVAADEHQLTFAVPATSPTALGAVEVAFADQAGAPVDVYAPAVDSASGEASAVAAATDATAAPAAPAAPAALGAPRPVIDAITHAPDASAPDDELTAPFVAPSAPVPGVASVTALAGSTETAAATSGGDRATTAAARATEPRERTVLTLTYTSDPRIDAQVNYVLSYWQNYNRDQFMVIEGYDCANFTSQSLLQRGWAMDGAWWYDFATGASSPTWTSSTAMRDWLYSRPDLATPLDDSQRAAVKVGDIAQFDWDNSGDRDHTAVVTRVEQIDAGTKVWVGGHTKDADYWDVDTALAGGGSVYYFSLR, encoded by the coding sequence GTGCCTTCAGCAGAACCCACCACCCCCGCGCGCCACCGTTCGACCTACCGCCCCCCGGTCCCGGCCCCCGCACCCGAATCCGAGCGCCCCGCCGCCGCGGAACCGCGCCGCCGCGCCCGCCACCGCGCCGAGCCGCAGGGCAACCGCCGGCTCTCCGCCGGCCGCACCGGCGCGCGTCGCGTCACCGCGCTCACCGGCCTGACCGCCATGCTCGGCCTCGGTGCGCTCGGCGCCGCAGCCGCCCACGCCGACCCGCGCGCCACGAGCCATGCCCATCGCGCCGTCTCGACGGTCGCGACGCCGAAACTCACGAAGAAGACCCGCGACACGATCGCCCCGGCGGCCGAGCCCGCCGTCACCGGCCCGCTCTCGACGAGCGAGGTGCCCTTCACGGGCGGCGCGCAGGTCACCGTCGAGGGCGACGACCTCGACGACGTCGCCTCGGTCACGGTCGGCGGCGCACCGGCCACGATCGTCGCCGCCGACGAACACCAGCTCACGTTCGCGGTGCCCGCGACCTCGCCGACCGCGCTCGGGGCGGTCGAGGTCGCGTTCGCCGACCAGGCCGGCGCACCCGTCGACGTCTACGCGCCGGCGGTCGATTCCGCGTCGGGCGAGGCATCCGCCGTGGCGGCCGCCACCGACGCAACTGCCGCTCCCGCGGCACCCGCGGCTCCCGCCGCGCTCGGCGCGCCGCGCCCGGTCATCGACGCCATCACGCATGCGCCCGATGCATCCGCGCCCGACGACGAACTCACCGCGCCGTTCGTCGCGCCGTCGGCACCGGTTCCCGGCGTGGCATCCGTCACCGCCCTGGCCGGCTCGACCGAGACGGCCGCCGCGACCAGCGGAGGCGACCGCGCGACCACCGCGGCCGCTCGCGCGACCGAGCCGCGCGAGCGCACCGTGCTCACGCTCACGTACACGAGCGACCCGCGCATCGATGCGCAGGTGAACTACGTGCTCAGCTACTGGCAGAACTACAACCGCGACCAATTCATGGTGATCGAGGGCTACGACTGCGCGAACTTCACCAGCCAGTCGCTGCTGCAGCGGGGCTGGGCGATGGACGGCGCGTGGTGGTACGACTTCGCCACCGGCGCCTCCTCGCCCACCTGGACGAGCTCGACCGCGATGCGCGACTGGCTGTACTCGCGGCCCGACCTCGCGACCCCGCTCGACGACTCGCAGCGCGCCGCCGTCAAGGTCGGCGACATCGCGCAGTTCGACTGGGACAACAGCGGCGACCGCGACCACACCGCCGTCGTCACGCGCGTCGAGCAGATCGACGCCGGCACGAAGGTCTGGGTCGGCGGCCACACCAAGGACGCCGACTACTGGGACGTCGACACCGCACTCGCCGGCGGCGGCTCGGTGTACTACTTCTCGCTGCGCTGA
- a CDS encoding MFS transporter: MSERKPRRGLSLAVLIVNQLLAGVGVASGIAVAALLVESLTGTAILAGLSQTCAVLGAGLAAVPLARLAVARGRHIALACGYVLAVLGAGLVITAATSGFVVLAFLGLTAFGAGTAAGLQARFAAAEIAAPGFEARSLSLVLWATTLGSVAGPNLSEFGDGLGQAIGLPPLVGPFVVSGAVFALSTLLVATLLRLPRPGTLAADAEPTASGEPDASAPAAAQLAGAARGRSAAVEAATSVPDEVGEPGAWRALRVAVRDPQALLALLAIVCSHTIMVAVMVMTPVHLHAHGATLGVVGLVLSIHILGMYGASPVMGWLVDRVGTASVIAAGGVILFAAVVIGILAPADDLLLVPVALGLLGLGWSAGMIGGSALLTRSVAPALRVPLQGASDASMNFAAAIASAFSGLLLGLGGFAAVNTAAAFLLVPLAVVWARAVLVGPRVSA, encoded by the coding sequence GTGAGCGAACGGAAGCCACGTCGCGGCCTGTCGCTCGCCGTGCTCATCGTCAACCAACTGCTGGCCGGCGTGGGCGTGGCCAGCGGCATCGCGGTCGCGGCGCTGCTCGTCGAGAGCCTGACCGGCACCGCCATCCTCGCGGGGCTCAGCCAGACCTGCGCGGTGCTCGGCGCAGGCCTGGCCGCGGTGCCGCTCGCCCGGCTCGCCGTCGCGCGGGGGCGGCACATCGCCCTCGCGTGCGGCTACGTGCTCGCGGTGCTCGGCGCCGGCCTCGTGATCACCGCGGCGACGAGCGGATTCGTCGTGCTCGCGTTCCTCGGGCTCACGGCGTTCGGCGCCGGCACGGCGGCCGGCCTGCAGGCGAGGTTCGCCGCCGCCGAGATCGCCGCACCCGGGTTCGAGGCCCGGTCGCTCTCGCTGGTGCTGTGGGCGACCACGCTCGGGTCGGTCGCCGGACCGAACCTGTCGGAGTTCGGCGACGGGCTCGGACAGGCGATCGGGCTGCCGCCGCTGGTCGGGCCGTTCGTCGTCTCGGGTGCGGTGTTCGCGCTGTCGACGCTGCTCGTGGCGACCCTGCTGCGCCTGCCCCGGCCGGGGACGCTGGCCGCAGACGCCGAGCCCACGGCATCCGGGGAGCCCGACGCATCCGCCCCGGCCGCGGCACAGCTCGCCGGGGCCGCTCGTGGTCGCTCCGCGGCCGTGGAAGCGGCAACGAGCGTCCCCGATGAGGTGGGGGAGCCCGGCGCGTGGCGTGCGCTGCGCGTCGCGGTGCGCGACCCGCAGGCCCTGCTCGCTCTGCTCGCGATCGTGTGCTCGCACACGATCATGGTCGCCGTGATGGTGATGACCCCCGTGCACCTGCACGCGCACGGCGCCACGCTCGGGGTCGTGGGCCTCGTGCTCAGCATCCACATCCTCGGCATGTACGGCGCGAGCCCCGTGATGGGCTGGCTCGTCGACCGGGTCGGCACCGCGTCGGTCATCGCCGCGGGCGGGGTCATCCTGTTCGCCGCGGTGGTGATCGGCATCCTCGCGCCGGCCGACGACCTGTTGCTCGTGCCGGTCGCGCTCGGCCTGCTCGGCCTCGGCTGGTCGGCCGGCATGATCGGCGGCTCGGCACTGCTGACCAGATCGGTCGCGCCTGCGCTGCGGGTACCGCTGCAGGGCGCGTCGGATGCCTCGATGAACTTCGCCGCGGCGATCGCCTCGGCGTTCTCGGGGCTGCTGCTGGGGCTCGGCGGATTCGCGGCGGTGAACACCGCGGCGGCGTTCCTGCTCGTCCCGCTCGCGGTCGTGTGGGCTCGCGCGGTGCTCGTGGGGCCGCGCGTCTCGGCCTGA
- a CDS encoding M15 family metallopeptidase, producing the protein MPDPHDTLSEPVQRRRMTVALALTALLVGIAAVVVGGVTGAQAGAAPTSSTPSTADAGEPSSTPRSSPSTTPNAEPSDEPTEAARPEPSAPPAAAPVGFDKAARSLDDPMSIWVVVNRDRPLNPEDFVPPDLVPVPVAHSWEPELRQEASDAVVAMFQAAADEAGFFLASNSAYRSYSTQVDLYGDGSDPTTAPPGRSEHQTGLGIDIGTERGCTFECMEDSPEGQWLRDNAYRFGFLLRYPADKVDITGYPHEAWHYRYIGVDLATEMHNTGSTTLEEFFGLPAAPQV; encoded by the coding sequence ATGCCCGATCCCCACGACACGTTGAGCGAGCCCGTGCAGCGACGGCGCATGACGGTCGCGCTCGCGCTCACCGCGCTGCTCGTGGGCATCGCCGCCGTCGTGGTCGGTGGGGTGACAGGTGCCCAGGCCGGCGCGGCGCCGACGAGTTCGACTCCGAGCACCGCCGACGCCGGCGAGCCGAGCAGCACCCCCCGCAGCAGCCCGAGCACCACCCCGAACGCGGAGCCGAGCGACGAGCCGACCGAGGCGGCGCGCCCCGAGCCGAGCGCGCCTCCGGCGGCGGCGCCGGTCGGGTTCGACAAGGCGGCCCGCTCGCTCGACGACCCGATGAGCATCTGGGTGGTCGTCAACCGCGACCGACCGCTCAACCCCGAAGACTTCGTCCCGCCCGACCTGGTCCCGGTGCCGGTGGCCCACAGCTGGGAGCCCGAACTCCGGCAGGAGGCATCCGATGCCGTGGTCGCGATGTTCCAGGCCGCGGCCGACGAGGCCGGCTTCTTCCTCGCCTCCAATAGCGCGTACCGCAGCTACTCGACCCAGGTCGACCTGTACGGCGACGGCAGCGATCCCACCACCGCGCCGCCGGGTCGCAGCGAGCACCAGACGGGTCTCGGCATCGACATCGGCACCGAGCGGGGCTGCACGTTCGAATGCATGGAGGACAGCCCCGAGGGGCAGTGGCTGCGCGACAACGCCTACCGGTTCGGGTTCCTGCTGCGGTACCCCGCCGACAAGGTCGACATCACCGGCTACCCCCACGAGGCCTGGCACTACCGGTACATCGGCGTCGACCTCGCGACCGAGATGCACAACACGGGCTCCACCACCCTCGAGGAGTTCTTCGGGCTTCCGGCGGCACCCCAGGTGTGA
- a CDS encoding ABC transporter substrate-binding protein — protein sequence MKLSRRTRAVAAVAGAASIALLATACSNGGGGEGGGEGEEVTLTITTFGTFGYDDLYKEYEAANPGVKIEATNIDTGGNARTDAFTKIAAGSGLSDIVAIEEGWLGAIMEVSDQFVDLRDFGIEDRKADWVDWKYEQATDPDGRVIGYGTDIGPTGICYNGKLFEAAGLPSDREEVATLLEGDWAHYFDIGRQYQQATGKAWYDHSGFVWNSIVNQLPEGYYTSDGELNVEDNAELKENFDLLGSAIGDGLSAAQSAWDWNGGKSFVDGTFATFVCPGWMLGVVQGNTEAGGGDATTGWDFADVFPGGAGNWGGAFLSVPETSAHKEAAAALADWLTQPEQQVKQFEAAGTFPSTVKAQEELAANPTPNEFFNDAPVGQILAGRAEGVVAQFKGPDDSVIQENVFGPPLSALDRGEVDTATAWDQAIELLHELVD from the coding sequence GTGAAGCTCTCACGACGCACCCGGGCTGTCGCCGCCGTCGCCGGCGCGGCATCCATCGCCCTCCTTGCGACCGCCTGCTCCAACGGGGGCGGCGGCGAGGGCGGTGGTGAGGGTGAGGAAGTGACCCTCACCATCACCACGTTCGGCACCTTCGGGTACGACGACCTGTACAAGGAGTACGAGGCCGCCAACCCCGGGGTGAAGATCGAGGCGACCAACATCGACACCGGCGGCAACGCCCGCACCGACGCGTTCACGAAGATCGCCGCGGGCTCAGGCCTCAGCGACATCGTCGCGATCGAGGAGGGCTGGCTCGGCGCCATCATGGAGGTCTCCGACCAGTTCGTCGACCTGCGCGACTTCGGCATCGAGGACCGCAAGGCCGATTGGGTCGACTGGAAGTACGAGCAGGCGACCGACCCCGACGGCCGGGTCATCGGCTACGGCACCGACATCGGCCCCACCGGCATCTGCTATAACGGCAAGCTGTTCGAAGCCGCCGGCCTGCCGAGCGACCGCGAAGAGGTCGCCACCCTCCTCGAGGGCGACTGGGCGCACTACTTCGACATCGGCCGCCAGTACCAGCAGGCGACCGGCAAGGCCTGGTACGACCACTCCGGCTTCGTCTGGAACTCGATCGTCAACCAGCTCCCCGAGGGGTACTACACCTCCGACGGCGAACTGAACGTCGAAGACAACGCCGAGCTCAAGGAGAACTTCGACCTGCTGGGCTCGGCCATCGGCGACGGCCTCTCGGCCGCGCAGTCGGCCTGGGACTGGAACGGCGGCAAGTCGTTCGTCGACGGCACCTTCGCGACCTTCGTCTGCCCCGGCTGGATGCTCGGCGTCGTGCAGGGCAACACCGAGGCCGGCGGCGGCGACGCCACCACCGGCTGGGACTTCGCCGACGTGTTCCCCGGCGGAGCCGGCAACTGGGGCGGCGCGTTCCTCTCGGTTCCCGAGACCAGCGCTCACAAGGAGGCCGCGGCGGCCCTCGCCGACTGGCTGACCCAGCCCGAGCAGCAGGTGAAGCAGTTCGAGGCTGCCGGCACCTTCCCGTCGACCGTCAAGGCACAGGAGGAGCTCGCGGCGAACCCCACGCCCAACGAGTTCTTCAACGACGCCCCCGTCGGCCAGATCCTCGCGGGTCGCGCCGAAGGCGTCGTCGCTCAGTTCAAGGGTCCGGATGACTCGGTCATCCAGGAGAACGTGTTCGGTCCGCCGCTCTCGGCGCTCGACCGCGGCGAGGTCGACACGGCCACGGCGTGGGACCAGGCCATCGAGCTGCTCCACGAGCTCGTCGACTGA
- a CDS encoding carbohydrate ABC transporter permease, with the protein MTTTLQTPADAPPADRRRRRSQPKPSFRHRLSRFDVKASPYFYVSPFFILFALVGLFPLGYTFVVSLHEWDLLKGQGPFVGFDNFVEILGDRMFWNSIFNTVSIFLLSAIPQLVVAIVVAYLLDQGLRAPTIWRMGVLLPFVVTPVAVALIFSSVFNEADGLANNLLNLFGIPDQQWKHDTFLSHLAIATMVNFRWTGYNALILLAAMQAVPRDLYESAAIDGAGSARRFFSITIPTIRPTLIFVIITATIGGLQIFAEPRLFDVSTAGGIGGSDRQFQTTVLFMWELAFFRRDFGEAAAVAWLLFLLIVGFGLINFLISRRIATGDASKQRNRRTRRAAARGAER; encoded by the coding sequence ATGACCACCACGCTCCAGACGCCGGCCGACGCACCGCCGGCCGACCGACGCCGCCGCCGCTCCCAGCCGAAGCCCTCCTTCCGGCACCGGTTGTCGAGGTTCGACGTCAAGGCCTCCCCGTACTTCTACGTCTCGCCGTTCTTCATCCTCTTCGCGCTCGTCGGGCTGTTCCCGCTCGGCTACACCTTCGTCGTCTCACTGCACGAGTGGGACCTCTTGAAGGGCCAGGGGCCGTTCGTCGGGTTCGACAACTTCGTCGAGATCCTCGGCGACCGCATGTTCTGGAACTCGATCTTCAACACCGTCAGCATTTTCCTGCTGTCGGCGATCCCCCAGCTCGTCGTGGCGATCGTCGTCGCCTACCTGCTCGACCAGGGCCTTCGCGCTCCCACCATCTGGCGCATGGGCGTGCTGCTGCCGTTCGTCGTCACCCCGGTGGCCGTCGCACTGATCTTCTCGAGCGTCTTCAACGAGGCCGACGGCCTGGCGAACAACCTGCTCAACCTCTTCGGCATCCCCGACCAGCAGTGGAAGCACGACACCTTCCTCAGCCACCTCGCGATCGCGACGATGGTGAACTTCCGCTGGACGGGGTACAACGCCCTCATCCTGCTGGCGGCCATGCAGGCCGTGCCGCGCGACCTCTACGAGTCGGCGGCGATCGACGGCGCCGGCAGCGCCCGCCGCTTCTTCTCGATCACGATCCCCACGATCCGTCCGACCCTGATCTTCGTGATCATCACGGCCACCATCGGCGGCCTGCAGATCTTCGCCGAGCCGCGGCTGTTCGACGTGTCGACCGCGGGCGGCATCGGCGGCAGCGACCGGCAGTTCCAGACCACCGTGCTGTTCATGTGGGAGCTCGCCTTCTTCCGCCGCGACTTCGGCGAGGCGGCAGCGGTCGCCTGGCTGCTGTTCCTCCTGATCGTCGGGTTCGGGTTGATCAACTTCCTCATCTCGCGCCGCATCGCCACGGGGGATGCCTCGAAGCAGAGGAACCGACGAACCCGCCGCGCCGCCGCCCGAGGAGCCGAACGATGA
- a CDS encoding carbohydrate ABC transporter permease: protein MSTAIPDPIPAVQVDVVAPDTAAHPDVVGRGGRGSGRPRRGRGSGLAGIGSRPGFLTYGLLTAFLIGSAYPLWWSFVVGSGTNATRGETLPLIPGGNFAANAQRVFDAIPFWLALWNSVLISSIITISVVTFSTLAGYAFAKLRFRGRDGLMVFVVATLAIPTQLGIIPLFMVMKELGWTGTIGAVIVPMLVTAFGVFFMRQYLVDVIPDELIEAARVDGANQFRTFLTVGLPAARPAMAILGLFTFMTAWTDYLWPLIVLSPSNPTLQTALSQLQSGYYIDYSVVLTGAVMATIPLLILFVIAGKQLISGIMAGAVKG, encoded by the coding sequence ATGAGCACCGCGATCCCCGACCCCATCCCCGCCGTGCAGGTCGACGTCGTCGCCCCCGACACGGCCGCTCATCCCGATGTCGTCGGCCGCGGCGGCCGCGGTTCCGGGCGCCCGCGCCGCGGTCGCGGCAGCGGTCTCGCCGGCATCGGCAGCCGCCCCGGCTTCCTCACCTACGGGCTGCTGACTGCCTTCCTCATCGGCAGCGCCTACCCGCTGTGGTGGTCGTTCGTCGTCGGCAGCGGCACGAACGCGACCCGAGGCGAGACGCTCCCCCTCATTCCCGGCGGCAACTTCGCCGCGAACGCGCAGCGAGTGTTCGACGCCATCCCGTTCTGGCTGGCGCTGTGGAACTCGGTGCTCATCTCGTCGATCATCACGATCTCGGTCGTCACGTTCTCGACGCTCGCCGGCTACGCGTTCGCGAAACTCCGCTTCCGCGGCCGCGACGGGCTCATGGTGTTCGTGGTGGCGACCCTCGCGATCCCGACCCAGCTCGGCATCATCCCCCTCTTCATGGTGATGAAGGAGCTCGGCTGGACGGGCACGATCGGTGCGGTCATCGTGCCGATGCTGGTCACCGCGTTCGGCGTGTTCTTCATGCGCCAGTACCTCGTCGACGTCATCCCCGACGAACTCATTGAGGCGGCCCGCGTCGACGGCGCGAACCAGTTCCGCACCTTCCTCACGGTGGGCCTGCCGGCGGCGCGGCCGGCGATGGCGATCCTCGGCCTGTTCACGTTCATGACGGCCTGGACCGACTACCTCTGGCCGCTCATCGTGCTGAGCCCGTCGAACCCGACCCTGCAGACGGCGCTCAGCCAGCTGCAGTCGGGCTACTACATCGACTACTCGGTCGTGCTCACGGGCGCGGTCATGGCGACCATCCCGCTGCTCATCCTGTTCGTCATCGCGGGCAAGCAGCTCATCTCGGGAATCATGGCAGGAGCAGTGAAGGGTTGA
- a CDS encoding glycoside hydrolase family 1 protein has protein sequence MRFPKGFIWGSATAAAQIEGAAHEGGKEDSIWDAYARVPNAIAGGDTPERAVDHYHRYPEDVALMQRLGLDSYRFSTSWARVVPGGRTVNPKGLDFYSRLVDELLEQGVLPWLTLYHWDLPQALQERGGWANRDTAYRFADYAEAVYGALGDRVSHWTTFNEPLCSSLIAYIGGEHAPGLNDPVAGLAAVHHQHLAHGLAVRRLRELATASSTDDSQRDIRLGITLNLTNAVPNHPADPVDLEAARRIDALWNRMFLEPLLLGAYPTDLLEDVREFGLADRILPGDLEVISQPIDFLGVNHYHDDNVSGHPLPDGAPTGLRPTDKPGRSPFPGSEHVSFPSRGLPRTAMDWEVNPAGLEELLVRLGREYDTLPPLYITENGASYDDVLSDDGHVHDVERTRYILDHVAAVGRAIERGADVRGYFVWSLLDNFEWAWGYAKRFGIVHVDYDTLVRTPKDSALAYAQLIAEAKAAAGVAGAAGATGAAAIVG, from the coding sequence ATGCGTTTCCCCAAGGGCTTCATCTGGGGCTCCGCGACCGCGGCGGCCCAGATCGAGGGCGCCGCCCACGAGGGCGGGAAGGAAGACTCGATCTGGGACGCGTACGCGCGCGTGCCGAACGCGATCGCGGGCGGCGACACCCCCGAACGGGCCGTCGACCACTACCATCGCTACCCCGAGGACGTCGCGCTCATGCAGCGCCTCGGCCTCGACTCGTACCGGTTCTCGACCTCGTGGGCGCGCGTGGTCCCCGGTGGACGCACGGTCAACCCGAAGGGCCTCGACTTCTACTCACGGCTCGTCGACGAACTGCTCGAGCAGGGCGTGCTGCCCTGGCTCACGCTCTACCACTGGGACCTGCCGCAGGCCCTGCAGGAGCGCGGCGGATGGGCGAACCGCGACACCGCGTACCGATTCGCCGACTACGCCGAGGCCGTCTACGGCGCGCTCGGCGACCGTGTCTCGCACTGGACCACGTTCAACGAACCGCTCTGCTCGTCGCTCATCGCCTACATCGGCGGCGAGCACGCGCCCGGACTCAACGACCCGGTCGCGGGCCTCGCCGCAGTGCACCACCAGCACCTCGCGCACGGTCTCGCGGTCAGGCGGCTTCGCGAGCTCGCCACGGCTTCTTCGACGGATGACTCGCAGCGCGACATCCGGCTGGGCATCACGCTCAACCTCACGAACGCGGTGCCGAACCATCCGGCCGATCCTGTCGACCTCGAAGCCGCACGCCGCATCGACGCCCTCTGGAACCGCATGTTCCTGGAGCCGCTGCTGCTCGGGGCCTACCCGACCGACCTGCTCGAAGACGTGCGCGAGTTCGGGCTCGCCGACCGGATCCTGCCCGGCGACCTCGAGGTCATCTCGCAGCCGATCGACTTCCTCGGCGTCAACCACTACCACGACGACAACGTGTCGGGGCATCCGCTTCCCGACGGGGCGCCCACCGGGCTGCGCCCGACCGACAAGCCCGGCCGCTCGCCGTTCCCGGGCTCAGAGCACGTGAGCTTCCCGTCGCGTGGACTGCCGCGCACCGCGATGGACTGGGAGGTCAACCCCGCCGGGCTCGAGGAGCTGCTCGTGCGGCTCGGCCGCGAGTACGACACCCTGCCGCCGCTCTACATCACCGAGAACGGCGCGTCGTACGACGACGTGCTGAGCGACGACGGGCACGTGCACGACGTCGAGCGCACCCGGTACATCCTCGACCACGTCGCCGCCGTCGGCCGGGCGATCGAACGCGGCGCCGACGTGCGCGGCTACTTCGTGTGGTCGCTGCTCGACAACTTCGAGTGGGCGTGGGGGTATGCGAAGCGGTTCGGCATCGTGCACGTCGACTACGACACGCTCGTGCGCACCCCGAAGGACAGTGCGCTCGCGTACGCGCAGCTCATCGCCGAGGCGAAGGCCGCGGCGGGGGTCGCTGGCGCTGCGGGCGCAACCGGCGCTGCGGCTATCGTGGGGTAA
- a CDS encoding LacI family DNA-binding transcriptional regulator yields MAGIPSAGSAPTLEMVAARAGVSRATVSRVVNGSPKVSPDVVAVVQEAIAALNYVPNRAARSLASRRTQAIALVVPESTAKVFNDPFFATLVQGIGLALADTEYTLSMLIESEAAFDKTRRYLLGGNVDGALVASHHTGDHSYAHVSRSLPVVFGGRPLDPSEQVNHTVDVDNAHGAELAGDHLVERGRRRIAAIAGPQDMPPGVDRLRGWQRSLERAALPIGLVEYGDFSPASGAEAMRRLLAREPEIDGVFAANDQMAIGAYTAILETGRSIPGDVAVVGFDNDQYAAMAVPPLTTVHQPSLEMGEVMARTLVRLIAGDDVPATTLLPTRLVVRQSS; encoded by the coding sequence ATGGCTGGGATCCCGAGCGCCGGCTCCGCGCCGACGTTGGAGATGGTCGCCGCGCGCGCGGGCGTGTCGCGTGCGACCGTCTCGCGCGTCGTCAACGGGTCGCCGAAGGTCAGCCCCGACGTGGTCGCCGTTGTGCAAGAGGCGATCGCGGCGCTGAACTACGTGCCGAATCGCGCCGCCCGCTCGCTCGCGAGCCGGCGCACCCAGGCGATCGCGCTCGTCGTGCCCGAGTCGACGGCGAAGGTGTTCAACGACCCGTTCTTCGCGACCCTCGTGCAGGGCATCGGGCTCGCGCTCGCCGACACCGAGTACACGCTGTCGATGCTCATCGAATCCGAGGCGGCGTTCGACAAGACCCGGCGCTACCTGCTCGGCGGCAACGTCGACGGCGCCCTCGTGGCGTCGCACCACACCGGCGACCACTCGTACGCGCACGTGAGCCGGTCGCTGCCGGTGGTGTTCGGCGGGCGCCCGCTCGACCCGAGCGAGCAGGTGAACCACACCGTCGACGTCGACAACGCCCACGGCGCAGAACTCGCCGGCGACCACCTCGTCGAGCGCGGCCGCCGCCGCATCGCCGCGATCGCCGGCCCCCAGGACATGCCGCCCGGCGTCGACCGGTTGCGCGGCTGGCAACGTTCGCTCGAGCGTGCCGCCCTCCCCATCGGCCTCGTCGAATACGGCGACTTCAGCCCCGCCTCGGGCGCCGAGGCGATGCGTCGCCTGCTCGCGCGCGAGCCCGAGATCGACGGCGTGTTCGCTGCGAACGACCAGATGGCGATCGGCGCGTACACCGCGATTCTCGAGACCGGGCGGTCGATCCCGGGCGACGTGGCGGTGGTCGGCTTCGACAACGACCAGTACGCGGCGATGGCGGTGCCGCCGCTCACCACCGTGCACCAGCCGTCGCTCGAGATGGGCGAGGTCATGGCACGCACGCTCGTGCGGCTCATCGCCGGTGACGATGTCCCCGCCACGACGCTGCTGCCGACCCGGCTCGTGGTGCGGCAGTCGAGCTGA
- a CDS encoding LLM class F420-dependent oxidoreductase, whose protein sequence is MKFRIFTEPQQGATYGQQVRMAQAAERLGFDAWFRSDHFLAMGVDGRPGPTDSWVTLGAIARETSTIRLGTLVSSATFRHPSLLAIQVAQVDEMSGGRIELGLGTGWFEAEHAAYGFGFPQARFGILEEQLEVVTGLWSTPLGETFTHAGENYALTDAPALPKPVQQPLPVIVGGAGPKRTPAIAARFASEYNVAFRSNDEIAAGFARVRAAVSDAGRAPESMVYSAALTSTVGATEAEYRRRAEAIGRDPEELRRAGVAGTPQELVDRLGVLAGLGVETIYLQVLDFDDLDVLELLASEVVPHVR, encoded by the coding sequence ATGAAGTTCCGGATCTTCACCGAACCGCAGCAGGGCGCGACCTACGGGCAGCAGGTGCGCATGGCCCAGGCCGCCGAGCGACTCGGGTTCGACGCGTGGTTCCGCAGCGACCACTTCCTCGCGATGGGCGTCGACGGGCGCCCCGGCCCGACCGACTCGTGGGTCACGCTCGGCGCGATCGCGCGCGAGACGTCGACGATCCGGCTCGGCACGCTGGTGTCCAGCGCGACGTTCCGGCACCCGTCGCTGCTCGCGATCCAGGTCGCGCAGGTCGACGAGATGAGCGGCGGGCGCATCGAGCTCGGGCTCGGAACCGGATGGTTCGAGGCCGAACACGCGGCGTACGGGTTCGGGTTCCCGCAGGCGCGGTTCGGCATCCTCGAGGAGCAGCTCGAGGTGGTCACCGGACTCTGGTCGACTCCGCTCGGTGAGACGTTCACGCACGCGGGCGAGAACTACGCACTGACGGATGCTCCGGCGCTGCCGAAGCCCGTGCAGCAGCCGCTGCCCGTGATCGTCGGGGGAGCGGGCCCGAAGCGCACGCCCGCGATCGCGGCGCGGTTCGCGAGCGAGTACAACGTGGCGTTCCGCTCGAACGACGAGATCGCGGCGGGCTTCGCGCGTGTGCGCGCGGCGGTGTCGGATGCCGGCCGTGCGCCCGAGTCGATGGTCTACTCGGCCGCGCTCACCTCGACGGTCGGCGCGACCGAGGCCGAGTACCGCCGCCGGGCCGAGGCGATCGGCCGCGACCCCGAAGAGCTGCGCCGCGCCGGCGTCGCCGGCACCCCGCAGGAGTTGGTCGACCGCCTCGGCGTGCTCGCCGGGCTGGGCGTCGAGACGATCTACCTGCAGGTGCTCGACTTCGACGACCTCGACGTGCTCGAGCTCCTCGCGAGCGAGGTCGTGCCGCACGTGCGGTGA